Proteins encoded in a region of the Populus alba chromosome 13, ASM523922v2, whole genome shotgun sequence genome:
- the LOC118060951 gene encoding uncharacterized protein: protein MSDNRMEVERKRTKGGFFHLFDWNGKSRKKLFVNNYEFPEGLKQGKENVEKMAKPRLHMTELDDRRANSSNRGSREFSCASSVTSDEGCGTRAPGAVARLMGLDSLPASNVAEPSSTLGFDPHSLRAFPCYRSTPNLWSEYNPMDYRDIPNKQEKYAWNSVESRLQKVENRPIARFQTEALAPKLAKSIPVTHYKLLSPIKNPGFTPTKNVAYIMEAAAKIIEASPKVSSIGKMPSIRTSSVPLRIRDLKQRVEAAHLTSRPQRSNEPSVARNTKEQQSDKRRSGSEGLSSAKASTGSEKGTPNSLRNKGKSVPIAAQAKSNAQRRDGSPLRSKSIEKQKEQNEVKANQLLKNQHCTQKAIQKRTFQSRTNNVLQQNNLKQNSVPNKGSSTLKNSVSNQQGNKTQSTSGSVGQYRTVNKIVVKPESMPRKIGSVMMDSEKEKKKNVSKKKQSVSGDLQIDRSVSPNVSFNKDGRSTKSNAVIDGNMNMAMDNRKNGMDVVSFMFSSPIKIAMPSYQSSGQMSDKCNNSAIDSFGSNDHPSFRSSTSYLPGLNVVGGDVMGVFLEQKLRELTNKVESTHCNVIREETSATSSSLENSLSTPNVASTSSARLDQMLQIAHDKDKSDSLGYFDCVLVEKSQLAMNQKWQQSEEMEVQSSSSNYSETGKELECQRTSPVSILEPSFASGSCSYLNGSSHCSTNESVEMEGETELSDSASSISIVDVVRKYTTRTCSTTELKELSDWELDFIRDILNSAEVNLKGFALDQTSKVINPGLFDLLENQDTGMESNEVEDSKLVRKLLFDCVSEFLDFKCRQTFVGSCKAWAKLLTLFQRKGWLAEELYKEILGWQSMGDLMVDELVEQDMTTTNGKWLDFSIEAFEDGVEIEDGILTSLVDELVSDLLPL from the exons ATGTCAg ATAATAGAATGGAGGTTGAGAGAAAACGTACAAAAGGAGGCTTTTTCCACTTGTTTGATTGGAATGGGAAGTCTCGCAAGAAGCTGTTCGtgaataattatgaatttcctG AAGGATTAAagcaaggaaaggaaaatgttgaaaaaatggCAAAGCCGCGGCTTCATATG ACAGAGCTGGATGATAGAAGAGCAAATTCGAGTAACAGAGGAAGTAGAGAGTTTAGTTGTGCTTCGTCAGTGACTAGTGATGAAGGATGTGGAACAAGGGCCCCTGGGGCAGTTGCTAGACTTATGGGTCTGGATTCTTTGCCTGCATCAAATGTTGCTGAGCCCTCTTCTACCCTAGGTTTTGATCCACACTCTCTTAGGGCATTTCCATGTTATAGGAGCACCCCTAATTTATGGAGTGAATATAACCCTATGGACTACCGCGACATTCCAAATAAGCAAGAAAAGTATGCTTGGAATTCCGTGGAATCAAGACTGCAGAAGGTGGAAAACCGGCCAATTGCGAGGTTCCAAACTGAAGCATTGGCTCCAAAATTGGCTAAATCAATTCCAGTTACCCATTATAAGTTGTTGTCTCCAATTAAGAATCCTGGATTCACTCCAACAAAGAATGTGGCTTACATAATGGAGGCAGCTGCAAAGATAATTGAGGCAAGTCCCAAGGTGAGTAGCATTGGTAAAATGCCATCAATCAGGACTTCTTCAGTTCCCTTGAGAATTCGGGATTTGAAACAGAGAGTGGAAGCTGCACATTTAACATCCAGGCCCCAAAGATCAAATGAACCCTCCGTTGCCAGGAATACAAAAGAACAGCAAAGTGACAAGAGACGGAGTGGATCAGAAGGCCTGTCATCAGCCAAGGCTTCTACGGGTTCAGAAAAAGGCACTCCCAACAGTTTGAGGAATAAAGGAAAGTCTGTTCCAATTGCAGCACAAGCAAAGTCCAATGCTCAAAGAAGAGACGGGTCACCACTGAGAAGTAAGAGCATTGAGAAGCAGAAGGAACAAAATGAGGTCAAAGCAAACCAGTTGCTTAAGAACCAGCATTGTACACAAAAGGCTATACAGAAGAGAACCTTTCAAAGCAGGACCAATAATGTACTTCAGCAAAATAACCTCAAGCAAAATTCTGTACCCAATAAAGGTAGTTCAACTTTGAAGAATTCAGTTTCTAACCAGCAAGGTAATAAAACACAATCCACAAGTGGTTCTGTTGGACAATATAGGACTGTAAATAAGATTGTTGTAAAGCCTGAAAGCATGCCCAGGAAGATCGGCTCGGTTATGATGGATtctgaaaaggagaaaaagaagaatgtaTCTAAGAAGAAACAGTCTGTAAGTGGTGATCTTCAAATTGACAGAAGTGTTTCTCCTAATGTATCATTCAATAAGGATGGAAGGTCTACAAAAAGTAATGCTGTAATAGATGGGAACATGAATATGGCTATGGATAACAGGAAAAATGGCATGGATGTTGTTTCATTTATGTTCTCGTCTCCCATAAAGATAGCCATGCCTAGTTATCAGTCATCTGGACAAATGTCGGATAAATGCAACAACTCTGCTATTGATTCTTTTGGTAGCAATGATCATCCTTCCTTCAGAAGCTCAACATCTTATCTCCCTGGGTTGAATGTAGTGGGAGGTGATGTTATGGGTGTTTTTTTGGAGCAAAAGCTGAGAGAATTAACAAATAAAGTAGAGTCTACTCATTGTAATGTGATCAGAGAGGAGACTTCTGCTACTTCATCCAGTTTAGAAAACTCATTGTCTACTCCCAATGTAGCAAGCACCTCCTCTGCAAGACTGGACCAGATGCTTCAAATTGCTCATGATAAAGATAAGTCAGACAGCCTTGGTTACTTTGATTGTGTTTTGGTGGAAAAATCACAGCTTGCAATGAACCAAAAGTGGCAG CAATCAGAAGAGATGGAAGTGCAAAGCAGTAGCAGCAATTACAGTGAAACTGGAAAAGAACTTGAGTGTCAACGTACCAGCCCAGTTTCAATTCTCGAACCTTCTTTTGCAAGTGGAAGTTGCTCATATCTCAATG GAAGTAGCCATTGCTCAACAAATGAATCTGTAGAAATGGAGGGTGAAACAGAGTTATCAGACTCAGCTTCCTCGATATCTATAGTGGATGTGGTAAGAAAATACACAACTAGAACGTGCAGCACAACAGAATTGAAGGAATTAAGCGACTGGGAGCTGGATTTCATAAGGGATATACTTAACAGTGCAGAGGTAAATTTGAAAGGTTTTGCATTGGATCAAACCTCCAAAGTCATAAACCCCGGTCTTTTTGATCTGTTGGAGAATCAAGACACGGGTATGGAAAGTAATGAAGTAGAGGACTCCAAGCTTGTGCGAAAGCTTTTGTTTGATTGTGTTAGTGAATTCCTAGACTTTAAATGCAGACAAACTTTTGTAGGAAGCTGCAAAGCATGGGCTAAATTGTTAACATTGTTTCAAAGGAAGGGGTGGCTGGCGGAGGAACTGTACAAGGAAATTTTGGGTTGGCAAAGCATGGGTGACTTGATGGTGGATGAACTTGTAGAGCAGGACATGACCACTACGAATGGGAAATGGCTGGACTTTAGCATTGAAGCATTTGAAGATGGTGTAGAAATTGAGGATGGGATTCTAACTTCTTTGGTTGATGAATTGGTTTCTGATTTATTACCCTTGTAA
- the LOC118060952 gene encoding LOW QUALITY PROTEIN: calmodulin-binding protein 60 B-like (The sequence of the model RefSeq protein was modified relative to this genomic sequence to represent the inferred CDS: deleted 1 base in 1 codon) — translation MVLKRPFQFDGGEDGFGMGGPGAQESKRFRNAVRDVMGRLSVNDFMSKMEPLLRAVVRDEVERTVLRVLQSSSRPSLNQNKTSGGLMLHFVNKLPSTIFTGGKLEAEDGYPIRVVLMDANTRTVVSSGPQASLKIEIVPLDADFGFDDQKDWSRGEFAANVIREREGRRPLVTGELTVTLQDGVGQLGDIVFTDNSSWQRSRKFRLGARPVQKVSDEMRIREGRSEAFVVKDHRGELYKKHHPPHLHDEIWRLERIAKDGAFHKRLASQGLESVQKFLQLYMTDPTMLRTVLGCGISNKIWDTIIEHAATCVLDDSKFYSYFDAAQSIGLLFDSIYKVVGVAFDGQNFESLHNLSPPQKALVENIKRQAYKNVNNFIPVDASAIFGPSRSLTPLPAEPFNGPNLALQQLEFPVTRQEMQMDFNNSSSSTSYGYDTESSSPLEVSGAQTSYQEAFPQMLRNSFKFTDFFPLPYTEENSWSPKGWPVVTTEELSPEDISGVQTPTWSPGNSTWGPGSAFIFTAGDEGDAGFFSSLPSFGIHVSRIRPPKARWCKLRAALKMGSFMRDIAARRMLQGLCM, via the exons ATGGTGCTAAAGAGGCCCTTTCAGTTTGATGGCGGGGAAGATGGGTTTGGGATGGGAGGCCCGGGAGCTCAAGAATCAAAGAGATTTAGGAA CGCTGTTAGAGATGTGATGGGAAGGCTTTCTGTGAATGATTTTATGTCTAAAATGGAACCATTACTTCGAGCTGTG GTCCGAGATGAGGTGGAAAGGACGGTTCTAAGAGTTCTTCAATCATCCTCAAG ACCCTCATTGAATCAGAACAAGACATCAGGAGGCCTGATGTTGCACTTTGTTAACAAATTGCCCTCCACCATCTTCACTGGTGGCAAGTTAGAAGCTGAGGACGGCTACCCAATCAGAGTTGTGTTGATGGATGCCAATACAAGGACCGTTGTCTCGTCTGGTCCTCAAGCTTCCCTGAAAATCGAGATAGTTCCCCTTGATGCTGATTTCGGTTTCGATGATCAAAAAGATTGGAGTAGGGGTGAATTTGCAGCCAACGTGATTCGTGAAAGGGAAGGTCGAAGGCCATTGGTGACGGGAGAGCTCACTGTTACATTACAAGATGGTGTTGGCCAGCTAGGTGATATAGTTTTCACTGATAATAGTAGTTGGCAGAGAAGTAGAAAGTTCAGGTTGGGTGCTAGACCTGTACAAAAGGTTTCTGATGAAATGAGGATTAGGGAAGGAAGAAGCGAAGCCTTTGTGGTTAAGGATCACCGCGGAGAGT tgtATAAGAAACATCACCCTCCACACTTGCACGATGAAATATGGCGACTGGAAAGGATTGCAAAAGACGGTGCATTCCATAAGCGGTTGGCATCTCAAGGACTTGAGTCTGTGCAGAAATTTTTGCAATTGTATATGACCGATCCAACGATGCTGCGCACT GTTCTTGGATGTGGCATCTCAAACAAGATATGGGATACAATTATAGAGCATGCTGCCACCTGTGTTCTAGATGATAGCAAGTTCTATAGTTACTTCGATGCTGCACAAAGCATCGGTCTGCTCTTCGATTCCATCTACAAAGTTGTAGGAGTTGCGTTTGATGGCCAGAACTTTGAGTCTCTGCATAATCTCTCCCCTCCTCAAAAA GCTTTGGTTGAAAACATTAAGCGGCAAGCTTATAAGAACGTGAACAACTTCATCCCTGTTGATGCTAGTGCTATTTTTGGCCCCTCGAGGTCCTTGACACCCCTGCCGGCTGAGCCATTTAATGGTCCAAATCTAGCTCTGCAGCAACTTGAATTCCCAGTCACACGCCAAG AAATGCAAATGGATTTCAATAATTCATCCAGTTCAACATCTTATGGATACGACACAGAAAGTAGCAGTCCGTTGGAAGTTTCTGGAGCTCAGACTAGTTATCAAGAAGCATTCCCTCAAATGCTTCGGAACAGCTTCAAATTTACAGATTTTTTCCCCCTTCCCTACACCGAGGAAAACAGTTGGTCACCAAAAGGCTGGCCAGTTGTGACAACCGAGGAATTAAGCCCTGAGGACATTTCTGGTGTCCAAACACCAACCTGGTCTCCTGGTAATTCAACATGGGGGCCAGGCAGTGCCTTTATCTTCACTGCAGGTGATGAAGGGGATGCgggctttttttcttctcttcccaGTTTCGGTATACACGTGTCCCGGATTCGACCACCGAAAGCAAGGTGGTGCAAGCTCCGCGCTGCCCTCAAAATGGGGTCATTTATGCGAGATATCGCAGCTAGAAGAATGTTA CAAGGCCTCTGTATGTAA
- the LOC118060953 gene encoding uncharacterized protein, with protein sequence MDREGGSKGGSCYYTILGIRRDASFSDIRSAYRKLAMKWHPDKWAQNQSPGVGGEAKRRFQRVQEAYSVLSDQFKRSMYDAGLYDPLEEEDEEFCDFMQEMISMMNNVKDEGDSFEDLQKMFMEMVGGNGMDFDLNDDQTSTKRARVNASKGNAAKRGSSRC encoded by the exons ATGGATAGAGAAGGAGGATCCAAAGGCGGATCTTGCTACTACACGATTCTTGGTATTCGTAGGGATGCCTCCTTCTCTGATATCCGTTCTGCTTACAGAAAACTTGCCATG AAATGGCATCCTGATAAGTGGGCTCAAAATCAAAGTCCCGGGGTCGGCGGAGAAGCCAAACGGCGGTTCCAGCGAGTTCAAGAGGCTTATTCCG TTTTATCTGATCAATTTAAGAGGTCAATGTACGATGCTGGGCTTTACGATCCACTGGAGGAAGAAGACGAG gaattttgtgattttatgcAAGAGATGATCTCCATGATGAACAATGTGAAAGATGAG GGAGATAGTTTTGAAGATCTGCAGAAGATGTTCATGGAAATGGTTGGTGGGAATGGCATGGACTTTGACCTCAATGATGACCAGACAAGTACGAAGAGGGCACGTGTCAATGCATCAAAAGGTAATGCAGCGAAGCGCGGCAGCTCTCGCTGTTGA